A DNA window from Ficedula albicollis isolate OC2 chromosome 28, FicAlb1.5, whole genome shotgun sequence contains the following coding sequences:
- the DIRAS1 gene encoding GTP-binding protein Di-Ras1 produces MPEQSNDYRVVVFGAGGVGKSSLVLRFVKGTFRDTYIPTIEDTYRQVISCDKSVCTLQITDTTGSHQFPAMQRLSISKGHAFILVFSVTSKQSLEELKPIYQQIVQIKGSVESIPIMLVGNKCDETQREVESREGEAMAKEWKCAFMETSAKMNYNVKELFQELLNLEKRRNVSLTIDGKRSSKQKRTDKIKGKCSIM; encoded by the coding sequence ATGCCGGAGCAGAGCAACGACTACCGGGTGGTTGTGTTCGGGGCCGGCGGCGTGGGCAAGAGCTCGCTGGTGCTGCGCTTCGTCAAGGGGACCTTCCGCGACACCTACATCCCCACCATCGAGGACACCTACCGGCAGGTGATCAGCTGCGACAAGAGCGTGTGCACGCTGCAGATCACCGACACCACCGGCAGCCACCAGTTCCCGGCCATGCAGCGCCTGTCCATCTCCAAGGGCCATGCCTTCATCCTGGTCTTCTCGGTCACCAGCAAGCAGTCGCTGGAGGAGCTGAAGCCAATCTACCAGCAGATCGTGCAGATCAAGGGCAGCGTGGAGAGCATCCCCATCATGCTGGTGGGCAACAAGTGCGACGAGACGCAGCGCGAggtggagagcagggagggggaggcCATGGCCAAGGAGTGGAAATGCGCCTTCATGGAGACCTCGGCCAAGATGAACTACAACGTCAAGGAGctcttccaggagctgctgaacctggagaagaggaggaacGTCAGCCTCACCATCGACGGGAAGCGCTCCAGCAAGCAGAAGAGGACAGACAAAATCAAGGGGAAGTGCAGCATCATGTAG